A genomic segment from Methanomicrobia archaeon encodes:
- the corA gene encoding magnesium/cobalt transporter CorA — MPQLITKRSKKSGLPPGTLIHIGERKTEKVRITLIDYDEAQLEEREVARVEEVFSFKERPTVTWINIDGVHDVELIRAIGQHFGVHPLLLEDILNTEQRPKMDDYESYLFLVLKMLYYNGEEREIEAEQVSLIIGPNFVISFQECEGDVFNSVRDRIRNKKGRIRKAGPDYLAYALIDAIVDNYFVILEKIGEVIEDTEEELVSTPSPETLRTIHGLKRGMIFLRKSIWPLREVLSGLERLDSPLIQESTDIYLRDLYDHTIQVIDTVENYRDMIAGMLDIYLSSLSNKMNEIMKVLTIIATIFIPLTYIAGVYGMNFEYMPELGWRWGYLAVWLVMGAILISMVLYFRRRGWL, encoded by the coding sequence ATGCCGCAGCTCATCACGAAACGATCGAAGAAGAGCGGGCTGCCACCGGGCACGCTCATTCATATCGGTGAGCGGAAGACCGAGAAGGTGCGCATTACGCTGATTGATTACGATGAGGCGCAGTTGGAGGAGCGGGAAGTAGCACGGGTCGAGGAAGTCTTCTCCTTCAAAGAGCGACCCACGGTCACCTGGATAAACATCGATGGTGTCCATGACGTGGAGCTGATAAGAGCTATCGGGCAGCACTTCGGCGTCCACCCACTCCTCCTTGAGGACATTCTGAACACCGAACAGCGTCCAAAGATGGATGATTACGAGTCGTATCTCTTTCTCGTCTTGAAGATGCTCTATTATAACGGTGAAGAGCGCGAGATCGAGGCCGAGCAGGTGAGCTTGATCATCGGCCCGAACTTCGTCATCTCATTCCAGGAATGCGAGGGTGACGTCTTCAATTCTGTGCGCGACCGGATCAGGAATAAGAAAGGGCGCATACGGAAGGCGGGCCCCGATTACCTCGCCTACGCACTGATCGATGCGATCGTGGATAACTATTTTGTGATCCTTGAGAAGATCGGGGAGGTGATCGAGGATACCGAAGAGGAACTGGTGTCCACTCCCTCGCCTGAGACCTTACGCACCATCCACGGCCTTAAACGGGGCATGATCTTCCTCAGAAAATCCATCTGGCCGCTTCGTGAGGTGCTCAGCGGCCTTGAACGTCTCGACTCACCGCTCATTCAGGAGTCCACCGACATTTACCTCCGCGATCTCTACGACCATACCATTCAGGTGATCGACACGGTCGAGAATTACCGTGATATGATCGCCGGGATGCTCGATATTTACCTCTCCAGCCTCAGCAACAAGATGAACGAGATAATGAAGGTGTTGACGATCATCGCCACGATCTTCATTCCGTTAACGTATATAGCGGGCGTCTACGGCATGAACTTCGAGTACATGCCCGAGCTCGGCTGGCGCTGGGGCTACCTCGCGGTGTGGCTCGTGATGGGTGCGATTCTCATCTCGATGGTCCTGTACTTCAGGCGGAGAGGGTGGTTATAG
- a CDS encoding DUF3160 domain-containing protein: MKPNPSRSRWILVFAVFCSLCFSGCLEPAPTEPDETMATLQTAAIELSSAETTAKTQFTVYYSLSALNISLQTAQYRLPLDSDEIHNYREFSRKIALNEAAVRLLEANGFVVIANPFDTREEDITAPYTALKDREIPVFITADSLLHLYHIQFDETLREIEEREFYELIWEISRGLLEESVTDYGRYDGELKEAARRNAAYFAVGLSLLQPREDQLCTDGWECRDPGLASAYFTAEELATYRFEVPDFVKAEVDSELALIEAHAGFETSPIFRYSEDYSQYVPRGHYTRSEKLKNYFKAFIWYGRLSFLLKGGPEGLVPEEDARLQTMGAALIAAHLEQQPALQATWDRIYAVTAFYVGLSDDLGPYEYQEALNAVFTGTFEPSMLTEERVGDLKVKLAAYRSPEIYGGTGDCVIPPPFTPEQADACLEATKGFRLMGQRFIPDSYLFSNLVGAYTDVYMGDREPKPFTYVVSGAGRPIRGFPRGLDIMALLGSARARALLDELDDSNYKGYDTAYSELAVEFKNFSDADWNQNVYWSWLFTLQPLLKAYGTGYPTFMQTTAWQDKALTTALASWTELRHDTILYAKQSYTMVESAMPMPTPEKEVVGYIEPVPEFYNRLLALTRMTADGLASMDVLDEPARYRLERLETILERLVVLSEQELANEELTAADYQFIEHFGDELNGVIAEVDEKAKKTTIVADVHTEGNTGQVLEEGVGYVDLIVVAYKVPDGRILIGAGPVFCYYEFKQPMQNRLTDEQWRELLQAEPPARPEWYAHFGV, translated from the coding sequence ATGAAGCCAAATCCTTCGCGCTCTCGCTGGATTTTGGTCTTTGCAGTTTTCTGCTCCCTATGTTTCAGCGGCTGCCTCGAGCCCGCACCGACAGAACCGGACGAGACCATGGCAACCTTACAAACAGCGGCGATTGAGCTATCAAGCGCGGAAACGACGGCAAAGACGCAATTCACCGTATATTATTCGTTATCTGCACTGAATATCAGCTTGCAGACCGCGCAATATCGCCTGCCGCTCGATAGTGACGAGATCCACAACTACCGCGAATTCTCACGCAAAATCGCACTGAACGAAGCTGCAGTACGGCTTCTGGAGGCAAACGGGTTTGTGGTCATCGCTAACCCGTTCGACACCCGCGAGGAGGATATTACCGCGCCCTATACCGCACTGAAGGACCGCGAAATACCGGTCTTTATCACCGCCGATTCGCTCTTGCATCTCTATCACATCCAGTTCGATGAAACGCTGCGAGAGATCGAGGAGCGCGAGTTTTACGAACTCATCTGGGAGATCAGCCGTGGGCTGCTGGAAGAGTCTGTAACAGATTATGGCCGGTACGATGGCGAGTTGAAGGAAGCTGCACGCAGGAACGCGGCCTACTTCGCGGTCGGCTTGAGCTTGTTGCAGCCACGGGAGGATCAACTCTGCACCGACGGCTGGGAATGCCGGGATCCCGGGTTGGCGAGCGCGTATTTCACCGCCGAGGAGTTGGCGACCTATCGATTCGAGGTACCGGATTTTGTGAAGGCTGAGGTTGACTCGGAATTAGCGCTGATAGAGGCCCATGCAGGCTTCGAGACATCCCCGATATTCAGGTATTCAGAGGATTACTCGCAGTACGTGCCGCGTGGGCATTACACGCGGAGCGAGAAGCTGAAGAATTATTTCAAAGCGTTCATCTGGTACGGCCGTCTGAGCTTCTTGCTCAAGGGCGGGCCGGAGGGATTGGTACCAGAAGAAGACGCCAGACTACAGACGATGGGCGCGGCACTCATTGCAGCGCACTTAGAGCAGCAGCCGGCGCTGCAGGCAACGTGGGATCGGATCTACGCCGTCACTGCGTTCTATGTCGGACTCTCCGACGACCTCGGTCCGTACGAGTATCAGGAAGCCTTGAATGCCGTGTTCACGGGAACGTTCGAGCCGAGTATGCTCACCGAAGAGCGCGTGGGGGACTTGAAAGTGAAGCTCGCTGCGTATCGCTCGCCCGAAATCTACGGTGGCACGGGCGATTGCGTGATTCCACCACCGTTCACACCGGAACAGGCCGATGCGTGCCTCGAGGCCACTAAAGGGTTCCGGTTGATGGGTCAGCGGTTCATCCCTGATTCCTATCTGTTCTCGAATCTGGTCGGTGCGTATACTGACGTTTATATGGGCGATCGAGAGCCGAAACCATTTACCTACGTGGTTTCAGGCGCAGGCAGGCCGATTCGGGGCTTCCCACGCGGCCTGGACATCATGGCGCTTCTGGGCTCCGCTCGCGCACGGGCGTTACTGGACGAGCTGGATGATTCCAACTATAAAGGGTACGATACGGCGTATAGCGAACTAGCGGTGGAATTCAAGAACTTCAGCGACGCCGACTGGAACCAGAATGTATACTGGAGCTGGCTCTTCACGCTCCAACCGCTCTTAAAAGCGTACGGCACCGGCTATCCGACCTTCATGCAGACCACCGCGTGGCAGGACAAAGCGCTCACCACCGCGCTCGCCTCGTGGACTGAGCTGCGGCACGATACCATTCTTTACGCGAAGCAGAGCTATACGATGGTGGAATCCGCGATGCCGATGCCAACCCCGGAGAAAGAGGTGGTCGGCTATATCGAGCCGGTGCCTGAGTTTTATAACCGGCTGCTTGCGTTAACCCGGATGACCGCGGACGGTCTGGCGAGCATGGACGTGCTGGATGAACCGGCAAGGTACCGGTTAGAGCGGTTAGAAACGATTCTGGAGCGTCTGGTGGTCTTATCTGAGCAGGAACTGGCGAACGAGGAATTGACCGCGGCGGATTACCAGTTCATCGAGCACTTCGGCGACGAGTTGAACGGCGTGATCGCGGAGGTCGATGAAAAAGCGAAGAAGACCACGATCGTCGCGGACGTCCACACCGAAGGGAACACCGGGCAGGTGCTCGAGGAAGGGGTCGGGTACGTTGATCTGATCGTCGTCGCCTACAAGGTTCCCGATGGGCGGATACTAATCGGTGCAGGCCCGGTTTTTTGCTATTACGAGTTCAAACAGCCGATGCAGAACCGGCTTACGGACGAGCAGTGGCGCGAGTTGCTCCAGGCTGAGCCACCTGCGCGGCCGGAATGGTATGCTCATTTCGGCGTGTAA